The following are encoded in a window of Candidatus Brocadiia bacterium genomic DNA:
- the pstB gene encoding phosphate ABC transporter ATP-binding protein PstB, with translation MVKFDVKNFNVWFDKVQALKDINIQIRANEILSIIGPSNSGKTSFLRSLNRMNEIETSAKTGGVIELDGQDIKDMNIELLRKKVGMVFALPLPLPLSIFDNVAYGARMHGIKNKQKLQEIVERALNHAYIWDEVKDRLDESAFKLSGGQQQRLCIARTLAVEPEVILYDEPCSGLDPISTAKVEETMLQLKKDYTIVLVTNNVKQAARVADRTAFFLSGELVELDKTDKIFTSPSDQRTDGYVRGKFG, from the coding sequence GTGGTAAAATTCGACGTAAAGAACTTTAACGTCTGGTTTGATAAGGTTCAGGCCTTAAAGGATATTAATATCCAAATCCGGGCCAATGAAATACTGAGCATTATAGGCCCGTCCAACAGCGGCAAGACTTCGTTTCTGCGGTCGCTTAACCGAATGAATGAAATCGAAACCAGCGCCAAAACCGGCGGCGTGATTGAATTGGACGGCCAGGATATTAAAGACATGAATATAGAACTGCTCCGCAAGAAGGTGGGGATGGTATTTGCCCTGCCGCTGCCGCTGCCTTTATCGATATTCGATAACGTGGCCTACGGCGCCCGGATGCACGGGATAAAAAACAAGCAGAAGCTTCAGGAGATTGTTGAGCGGGCGCTGAACCACGCTTATATCTGGGATGAAGTCAAGGACCGGTTGGATGAATCGGCGTTCAAGCTGTCCGGCGGGCAGCAACAGCGGCTGTGCATTGCCCGCACCCTGGCGGTTGAGCCGGAGGTAATTCTGTACGACGAGCCCTGCTCCGGCCTGGACCCGATTTCCACCGCCAAGGTGGAGGAAACCATGCTTCAGCTTAAAAAGGATTACACCATCGTGCTGGTGACCAATAACGTCAAGCAGGCGGCCCGGGTGGCCGACCGGACGGCGTTTTTCCTGTCCGGCGAACTGGTTGAGCTGGATAAGACCGATAAAATATTTACATCTCCGTCCGACCAGCGAACCGACGGTTATGTCAGAGGAAAGTTCGGATAA
- the phoU gene encoding phosphate signaling complex protein PhoU, translating into MERHFDQETTRINEKLIRMASIVEEMIRIAVKSLIDRNNSVIETINPKEKEINKLQIEIDDDVVTLIARMQPVATDLRFLIAASKINSDLERIADQVINIGQNTVILLQYPQLKPLVDIPIMADIVQQMVRESLDAYIHKDVEKAQKVLNSDDKVDALKNQVFRELLTYMISDPKTIQPALCLILIARNLERIGDHSTNIAEEVIYIVQGRDVRHHHEEQKRK; encoded by the coding sequence ATGGAACGACATTTTGACCAGGAGACGACAAGGATTAACGAAAAACTCATCCGGATGGCCAGCATCGTGGAGGAAATGATACGCATTGCCGTCAAATCACTGATTGACCGAAACAATTCCGTTATTGAGACGATCAACCCCAAGGAAAAAGAGATTAATAAATTACAGATAGAAATAGACGACGATGTGGTGACGCTTATCGCCCGGATGCAGCCGGTGGCCACGGACCTGCGTTTCCTGATCGCGGCTTCCAAGATTAACAGCGACCTGGAGCGGATTGCCGACCAGGTTATTAATATTGGACAGAACACCGTAATTTTGCTACAATACCCCCAATTAAAACCGCTGGTGGATATTCCGATAATGGCTGATATTGTCCAGCAGATGGTGCGTGAAAGCCTGGATGCCTATATCCATAAGGATGTGGAAAAGGCTCAAAAGGTGCTTAATTCGGACGACAAGGTGGATGCTCTTAAAAACCAGGTTTTCAGGGAGTTATTGACCTATATGATATCCGACCCCAAGACAATCCAGCCGGCGCTTTGTTTGATACTCATTGCCAGGAATCTGGAACGAATCGGCGACCATTCCACCAATATCGCCGAAGAGGTCATTTATATAGTCCAGGGGCGCGATGTCAGGCATCACCACGAGGAACAGAAGCGGAAATGA
- a CDS encoding phosphate ABC transporter substrate-binding protein: protein MLKKVLIVGLIGSMGILGCGRDDAARQARNETKTSIQIKGSDTMVNLVQAWAEVFMKKNPQKQLAVTGGGSGTGISSLISNTCDICMSSRNIKEKEIALAQQKGVNPFEIKVALDGLAVVVHPSNPISKLTQAQLADIFTGKIASWKEVGGKDAKIVILSREVTSGTHVYFKEHILRKGIANGPEEFASSALMLPSSQAIADEVTNNPDAIGYYGMGYISAKQKPISVAKDEKSEYEAPTTENVISGKYPISRPLLLYVNGQPKGLDKEFIDFALSPEGQEIVVKTDFVPVQDKPVK from the coding sequence ATGTTAAAGAAGGTATTGATAGTGGGGTTGATAGGTTCAATGGGTATTCTGGGGTGCGGCCGGGATGACGCGGCCAGGCAGGCGCGGAACGAAACCAAAACCAGCATTCAGATTAAGGGTTCGGATACCATGGTCAACCTAGTCCAGGCCTGGGCTGAGGTATTTATGAAGAAGAATCCCCAAAAACAGCTGGCCGTGACCGGCGGCGGTTCGGGCACGGGTATTTCCAGCTTAATCAGCAATACCTGCGATATTTGCATGAGTTCCAGGAACATCAAGGAAAAGGAAATCGCCCTGGCCCAGCAGAAGGGCGTGAATCCGTTTGAGATAAAGGTAGCCCTGGATGGGCTGGCCGTGGTGGTTCATCCGTCCAATCCGATCAGTAAACTGACCCAGGCCCAATTGGCAGACATCTTTACCGGTAAAATTGCCAGCTGGAAAGAGGTCGGCGGCAAAGATGCTAAAATCGTCATCCTGTCCCGCGAGGTTACCTCCGGCACGCATGTTTACTTTAAAGAACATATCCTGCGCAAAGGCATTGCCAACGGCCCGGAGGAATTTGCTTCCAGCGCTTTGATGCTGCCTTCTTCACAGGCCATCGCCGATGAAGTAACCAATAATCCCGATGCCATCGGTTATTACGGCATGGGTTATATCTCGGCCAAGCAGAAACCGATATCGGTGGCAAAGGATGAGAAATCCGAATATGAAGCGCCGACCACCGAGAATGTCATCAGCGGCAAGTATCCTATCTCCCGGCCGTTATTGCTTTATGTAAACGGCCAACCCAAGGGCCTGGATAAAGAATTCATAGATTTCGCGCTGTCGCCCGAAGGTCAGGAGATTGTAGTGAAGACGGATTTCGTCCCGGTGCAGGATAAACCGGTAAAATAA
- the pstA gene encoding phosphate ABC transporter permease PstA: MMMKPKITQKIAFFFFLLATLLIVIPVGLIVFIIVVKGAPAISWDFLFSMPKDGMRAGGIFPAIIGTICLVVGSIAFALPIGVLAAIYLSEYSKDNLLTRIIKLAIVNLSGVPSVIFGLFGLALFVVFLGFGASILAGSLTLGIMVLPIIIAASRVALESVPQSFREVSLSLGASKWQTIRHIVLPNAIPGIMTGTILEIGRAAGETAPILFTVAAFYLPQLPKSIFDQAMALPYHLYVISTQVPNVDEKIRYGTALVLLTLVLFVNLIAIIIRYKLRKRKKW; the protein is encoded by the coding sequence ATGATGATGAAACCGAAAATAACCCAGAAAATCGCCTTCTTCTTTTTCCTGTTGGCGACTCTTTTAATCGTCATCCCGGTCGGGCTGATAGTCTTTATCATTGTTGTCAAAGGCGCGCCGGCCATCAGTTGGGATTTCCTTTTCAGCATGCCCAAAGACGGCATGCGCGCCGGCGGCATCTTCCCGGCCATCATCGGAACGATATGCTTGGTGGTGGGCTCAATTGCCTTTGCCTTGCCGATAGGGGTTCTGGCGGCAATTTATCTGAGCGAATATTCCAAGGACAATTTATTGACCAGAATAATCAAACTGGCTATCGTCAACCTGTCCGGAGTGCCCTCGGTGATATTCGGCCTTTTTGGATTGGCTTTATTCGTGGTTTTTCTGGGGTTCGGCGCGTCGATTCTGGCCGGTTCGCTGACATTGGGAATAATGGTCTTGCCCATAATTATAGCGGCTTCCCGCGTGGCGCTGGAAAGCGTACCGCAATCGTTCCGGGAAGTCAGCCTGTCCTTGGGCGCTAGCAAGTGGCAGACTATCCGGCATATCGTCCTGCCCAACGCCATTCCCGGCATAATGACCGGCACGATTTTAGAGATCGGCCGGGCGGCCGGCGAAACCGCTCCGATATTATTCACCGTGGCGGCTTTTTACCTGCCCCAGTTGCCCAAATCAATATTCGACCAGGCCATGGCTTTGCCCTATCACCTTTATGTCATATCCACCCAGGTGCCCAATGTGGACGAGAAAATCAGGTATGGTACGGCTCTGGTCCTGCTGACCCTGGTATTGTTCGTTAATTTAATCGCCATTATTATCCGTTATAAACTGAGGAAGAGGAAAAAGTGGTAA
- a CDS encoding response regulator transcription factor, translating to MKTVLVIDDEKDLVKLVDHHLGKEGYLVIGARDGAEGLEVARKHKPDLILLDIMMPRMDGWDVCKKLKSMPGTSQVPVIMLTARAQETDKVLGLELGADDYITKPFSPRELVARVKAVLRRFEACEFKESLKVGDIDIDYKGRTVTVKDKRVELTNTEFNLLWHLVNRRGAVISRDDLISAGRGDDAAVIDRTIDVHIAALRKKLGKSGRLIETVRGVGYKFTETNDA from the coding sequence ATGAAAACCGTACTGGTCATAGACGACGAAAAGGACCTGGTCAAGCTGGTGGACCATCACCTGGGCAAGGAAGGCTATTTGGTCATCGGCGCCCGTGACGGTGCCGAAGGCCTGGAGGTTGCCCGCAAGCACAAACCTGATTTAATCCTGCTGGACATCATGATGCCCAGGATGGACGGCTGGGATGTCTGCAAAAAACTCAAATCCATGCCCGGGACATCGCAGGTTCCGGTGATAATGCTGACGGCCCGGGCCCAGGAAACCGATAAGGTTCTGGGGTTGGAACTGGGCGCGGACGACTACATCACCAAGCCGTTCAGCCCGCGCGAACTGGTGGCACGGGTCAAGGCCGTGCTCAGGCGTTTTGAGGCGTGTGAATTCAAGGAATCATTGAAGGTGGGCGACATCGACATAGACTATAAAGGCCGGACCGTGACGGTTAAGGACAAAAGGGTCGAGCTGACCAACACCGAGTTTAACCTGCTTTGGCATCTGGTCAACCGCCGGGGCGCGGTGATTTCGCGCGACGACCTGATTTCGGCCGGCCGGGGCGACGACGCCGCCGTGATTGACCGGACCATAGACGTCCATATCGCCGCGCTCAGGAAGAAACTGGGCAAGTCCGGCAGGCTTATCGAAACCGTTCGGGGCGTGGGCTATAAATTCACAGAAACAAACGATGCTTAA
- the pstB gene encoding phosphate ABC transporter ATP-binding protein PstB, which yields MEKISVKDLNLWYGSFQALKDVNAKFEEKTITAIIGPSGCGKSTLLRVLNRMNDLVEGVCTTGEVLVDNENIIDPETDLVRLRKKVGMVFQRPNPFPLSIYKNVIFAEKIHCDSDKNYCDEVVERSLKSVLLWDELKDKLHESALSLSLEQKQRLCIARLIAARSEVVLMDEPCSTLDPQSTMRIEELMRELKKDYTIVIVTHNMQQAARVSDDTAFMLLGELIEFNKTSHLFTHPHDKRTEDYITGRYG from the coding sequence ATGGAAAAGATATCAGTCAAAGATTTGAACCTGTGGTATGGCAGCTTCCAGGCCTTGAAGGATGTCAATGCCAAGTTCGAGGAAAAGACCATTACGGCCATTATCGGGCCTTCCGGCTGCGGCAAGTCCACCTTGCTTCGGGTCTTAAACCGGATGAACGATTTGGTCGAAGGCGTGTGCACCACCGGGGAAGTGCTGGTTGACAATGAAAATATCATCGATCCGGAGACCGACTTGGTAAGATTGCGCAAGAAAGTGGGTATGGTATTCCAGCGGCCCAATCCGTTTCCGTTATCAATTTATAAAAATGTAATCTTTGCCGAGAAGATTCACTGCGATTCCGACAAGAATTATTGCGATGAGGTGGTGGAGCGGAGCTTAAAGTCGGTTCTACTGTGGGATGAGCTTAAGGACAAACTCCACGAGTCGGCATTAAGCCTGTCCTTGGAGCAGAAACAGCGGCTGTGCATTGCCCGGTTGATTGCCGCCAGGTCGGAAGTGGTGCTTATGGACGAACCCTGCTCGACCCTGGACCCGCAGTCGACCATGCGTATCGAGGAGCTGATGCGCGAACTCAAGAAAGATTATACCATCGTGATTGTCACGCACAATATGCAACAGGCGGCCCGGGTATCCGATGACACCGCTTTTATGCTTTTGGGCGAGTTGATAGAATTTAACAAGACCAGTCATCTATTCACCCATCCGCATGATAAGCGGACTGAGGATTATATTACCGGCCGGTACGGCTAA
- the pstC gene encoding phosphate ABC transporter permease subunit PstC, with product MRKIKEFVVEKLIFLCGIASIIFVVLILLFLLKEGLSLFEYVGFGDFVSGRKWYPISEPPLLGILPLILGSVVVTIGAAIISVPIGVACAIYIAEVAPARIKDILKAGIELLAAIPSVVLGFIGMVTLVPLVKSVFQLPTGLTALSGSIMLAFMAMPTIVSIAEDALYSVPKSYKEGAFALGATHWQTIWRVILPAAAPGILAAVMLGIGRVVGETMAVMMITGNAASIPNGFLQPVRTMTATIAAEMGESVVGSEHYFALFAIGLILFVISFAINLTADLFLHRKRQ from the coding sequence ATGCGCAAAATAAAGGAATTTGTTGTAGAGAAGCTCATTTTTCTTTGCGGCATTGCCTCGATAATCTTTGTTGTCCTGATTCTTTTGTTCTTGTTGAAAGAAGGATTATCCCTTTTTGAATACGTCGGTTTCGGCGATTTTGTGTCCGGCCGCAAGTGGTATCCCATTTCAGAGCCGCCCCTGTTGGGTATTCTGCCGCTGATTTTGGGTTCGGTGGTGGTGACCATCGGCGCGGCAATCATATCCGTGCCCATCGGCGTGGCCTGCGCCATTTACATCGCCGAAGTGGCGCCGGCGAGAATAAAGGATATCCTTAAGGCCGGTATTGAACTGCTGGCCGCCATACCATCAGTGGTGTTGGGGTTTATCGGTATGGTCACCCTGGTGCCGCTGGTCAAAAGCGTTTTCCAACTGCCCACCGGGCTGACGGCCTTATCCGGCTCGATTATGCTGGCCTTTATGGCCATGCCGACCATAGTTTCGATTGCCGAAGACGCGCTTTATTCCGTGCCCAAGAGTTATAAAGAAGGCGCCTTCGCGTTGGGCGCCACCCATTGGCAGACCATCTGGCGGGTGATTCTGCCGGCCGCCGCGCCCGGAATCCTGGCCGCGGTCATGCTGGGCATCGGCCGGGTGGTGGGCGAGACCATGGCCGTGATGATGATTACCGGCAATGCGGCCAGCATCCCCAATGGATTCCTGCAGCCGGTCCGGACAATGACCGCGACCATCGCGGCTGAGATGGGCGAATCAGTGGTGGGCAGCGAGCATTACTTCGCCCTGTTCGCCATCGGGTTGATACTTTTTGTAATCAGTTTTGCCATTAATTTAACGGCTGATTTATTCTTGCACAGGAAAAGACAATGA